In Alistipes ihumii AP11, a genomic segment contains:
- a CDS encoding helix-turn-helix domain-containing protein, with product MNRFGYRLICRCGMLLFVFILFSCAGTDRTIAGAERGDSSGRTGTVGDGSTQDSTGIEKYRNLWERQTREKVYDEVIRSARFAFEKGESDGNRSLSVYATAYLAQSYMLKDDDDSTCYWLAESFERIGKLPREDLFIVGTVNNIAGIRAMKSESDYSSALRYFKAALSAVEKAGDTLNQGAILQNIAHIYQVREDVSGFDYALRSYELVAARGGVNARSTAAVVLSSMYVLKGDYAQALRYADISVARIDDSSYWDANKAYVWYNYGDVCASAGDDARAEASYRKALEYVPSAGTAIGIRAYVSFGNFCLKRKKYRGAVEMYCRAEELLGSGNVECRAPVYSGLARAYDASGDGAKALEYYRKYFGTCSTTVSSAKEHAFNELLMRYEQSEHQRAMGLKEMELLRKDRNIMAAVFAMLLVIGFFLYACLLYRRKNAMYRELVRQNLNYRERLNECERLEGVRKANAQQAQLKIYERLEALMRNEKIYRRKDLTLQMLAETLGTNTTYMSHIVNSFSGKSFPNYLNAYRIEEVLDALSDPSDDEPIHAVFERVGYTSRSTYLRIFRKEVGCAPSKYRQEIRKIRAERKNVRI from the coding sequence ATGAACCGTTTCGGATACCGCCTCATTTGTCGTTGCGGGATGCTGCTGTTCGTCTTCATTCTTTTTTCTTGTGCGGGGACGGATAGGACGATTGCCGGCGCGGAGCGCGGTGATTCCTCGGGGAGGACCGGGACGGTCGGAGACGGATCGACGCAGGACAGTACGGGTATCGAGAAGTATCGCAATCTTTGGGAGCGGCAGACGCGGGAAAAAGTGTATGACGAGGTCATCCGTAGCGCGCGATTTGCATTCGAGAAAGGAGAAAGCGACGGCAACCGTTCGCTGTCGGTCTATGCGACGGCCTATCTGGCCCAATCTTACATGTTGAAAGACGACGACGATAGCACTTGTTATTGGCTGGCCGAGTCTTTCGAGAGGATCGGGAAACTGCCGAGAGAAGACCTTTTCATCGTCGGTACGGTGAATAATATCGCCGGAATCCGGGCCATGAAGTCCGAATCCGACTATTCTTCGGCCCTGCGCTATTTCAAAGCGGCTCTGTCGGCCGTCGAAAAAGCGGGCGATACGCTCAATCAGGGAGCTATATTGCAGAATATCGCGCATATCTATCAGGTGCGGGAAGACGTGTCGGGATTCGATTACGCTCTGCGTTCCTACGAATTGGTTGCCGCCAGGGGAGGAGTCAATGCGCGGAGCACGGCCGCAGTGGTGCTTTCGTCGATGTATGTGCTGAAAGGGGATTATGCGCAGGCCCTCCGCTATGCGGATATATCCGTCGCCCGGATCGACGACAGCAGCTATTGGGATGCCAATAAAGCCTACGTATGGTATAACTACGGCGACGTATGCGCTTCTGCGGGCGACGATGCCCGGGCCGAAGCTTCTTATCGCAAGGCATTGGAATATGTACCGTCGGCCGGTACCGCGATCGGTATCCGGGCCTATGTATCTTTCGGAAACTTCTGTCTGAAACGGAAAAAATACCGGGGGGCGGTCGAGATGTACTGCCGGGCCGAGGAATTGCTCGGCAGCGGTAACGTGGAGTGCAGAGCTCCGGTTTATTCGGGACTCGCGCGTGCCTACGATGCCTCGGGCGACGGGGCGAAAGCGCTGGAGTATTACCGGAAGTACTTCGGAACCTGTTCGACGACGGTCAGCTCCGCCAAGGAACATGCTTTCAACGAGCTGCTGATGAGGTACGAACAGTCGGAACATCAGCGGGCCATGGGACTCAAAGAGATGGAACTGCTCCGGAAAGACCGCAATATCATGGCCGCCGTTTTCGCGATGCTGCTCGTAATCGGTTTTTTCCTTTATGCCTGTTTGCTTTATCGGCGGAAGAACGCGATGTACCGGGAACTCGTGCGGCAGAATCTCAATTATCGGGAACGTCTGAACGAATGCGAACGGCTCGAGGGTGTTCGGAAAGCGAACGCGCAGCAGGCGCAGTTGAAAATTTACGAACGGTTGGAGGCGTTGATGCGGAACGAGAAGATTTACCGCAGAAAGGACCTGACGCTCCAGATGCTGGCGGAAACGCTGGGCACCAATACGACGTACATGTCCCATATCGTCAACAGTTTCTCGGGTAAGTCCTTCCCTAATTATCTGAACGCTTATCGCATCGAGGAAGTGCTGGACGCTCTTTCCGATCCGTCCGACGACGAACCGATCCATGCCGTTTTCGAGAGAGTCGGATATACGTCCCGTTCCACTTATCTTCGGATTTTCCGGAAGGAGGTGGGGTGCGCTCCTTCGAAGTATCGTCAGGAGATACGGAAAATCCGTGCCGAGCGAAAGAATGTACGGATTTAA
- the tatC gene encoding twin-arginine translocase subunit TatC — MTDKLEKSSDNEMTFFEHVAALRPHLLRGGLALFVIMIAAFLSKRFIIDVLLMGPQSPDFPTNRILCHISHRLLGDATLCINSIKLNMINTALGGQFNLHMQISMVTGVVLAVPYLLWELWRFVAPALTDYERYKSRMFVFYVSLCFFTGLLFGYFLIVPLSINFLAGYQASPDIANMIDVKSYLSTVLTVSVSCAIVFQLPLLIYFLARMGLVTAAFLRKNRRYAIVILTIISAVITPPDVFSLFLVIVPLYSLYEVSILLAARVERAKAREEAEA, encoded by the coding sequence ATGACCGATAAACTGGAAAAGTCATCCGATAACGAGATGACTTTTTTTGAGCACGTCGCGGCGTTGCGGCCTCATCTGCTGCGCGGAGGGCTGGCTTTGTTCGTCATTATGATCGCGGCTTTTTTGAGCAAGCGGTTCATTATCGACGTGCTGCTGATGGGACCGCAGTCGCCCGATTTCCCGACCAACCGCATCCTGTGCCATATCTCGCACCGGCTGCTGGGCGACGCGACGCTCTGCATCAATTCGATCAAGCTGAACATGATCAACACGGCGCTGGGCGGGCAGTTCAATCTGCATATGCAGATATCGATGGTAACCGGCGTCGTGCTGGCGGTTCCCTATCTGCTGTGGGAGTTGTGGCGTTTCGTCGCGCCTGCGCTGACCGACTACGAGCGCTACAAGAGCCGGATGTTCGTGTTTTACGTTTCGCTCTGCTTTTTTACCGGCCTGCTGTTCGGCTATTTTCTGATCGTCCCGCTGTCGATCAACTTTCTGGCCGGCTATCAGGCCAGTCCCGACATTGCGAACATGATCGACGTCAAGTCCTATCTTTCGACGGTGCTGACCGTGTCGGTCTCCTGCGCGATCGTATTTCAGCTTCCGCTGCTGATCTATTTCCTTGCCCGCATGGGACTCGTAACGGCCGCGTTTCTGCGTAAGAACCGCCGATATGCGATCGTCATTCTGACTATTATCTCCGCCGTGATTACGCCTCCCGACGTGTTCAGCCTGTTTCTGGTCATCGTACCGCTCTATTCGCTGTACGAAGTGAGCATTCTGCTGGCAGCCCGCGTCGAGCGCGCGAAAGCCCGGGAGGAGGCCGAAGCATAG
- a CDS encoding twin-arginine translocase TatA/TatE family subunit — MSSLPLLILLGMIGGWQWVIIIALILVLFGGKKIPELMRGMGRGIKEFKDAVSKDYTAETPAKSNETTKPTDETTK, encoded by the coding sequence ATGTCGAGCTTACCTTTGTTGATTTTGTTGGGAATGATAGGCGGATGGCAGTGGGTTATCATTATCGCATTGATTCTGGTGCTTTTCGGCGGCAAGAAGATTCCCGAGCTGATGCGCGGCATGGGCCGGGGTATCAAGGAGTTCAAGGACGCCGTGAGCAAGGATTACACGGCCGAAACGCCGGCCAAGTCGAACGAGACGACCAAACCGACCGACGAGACGACCAAATAG